A window from Vulpes lagopus strain Blue_001 chromosome 23, ASM1834538v1, whole genome shotgun sequence encodes these proteins:
- the C23H1orf94 gene encoding uncharacterized protein C1orf94 homolog: protein MRGGGGWSPCLQALGGRRGLRKDRRRMASGNGLPSSSALVAKRPSALGPFPRYIWIHQDTPQDSLDKTCHEIWKRVQGLPEALQPRTAKEQLSAPVAGTPRDNGLSFQEGAPEPHHGKDEISLLVEQEFLSLTQEHLILVTESLPPAGPQRPAPRLPVPLRGTGSTEGSGAPIAAGDTLQEPKVAVSVLSGRPDCDSVVSTVTGILRVAKVKNVKGADAGGRVPRAPNSEVGRLLAQLPLKPSAASQAPDTGAVQEHTRAIKEGFLQNGTLGGPGPRDALALGPLLLLPPPPAPLSATPDKLPELPAQKRQLPVFAKICSQPEADAATEGRPFVEWNPGTKEPTKVRESLFLSQWPQTRKDTCGEEGYNDPGGSVSVALPAKKSMWPAEKNLLYEFLGVAKNPSGPLKLRSKVEVDGLELKLNPPGTVADKSNLKYTGNVFTPRFATALTSATLNQPLWLNLSYPPPPVFTNHSAFPQYQGLYPPRAARMPCQQPPQPPLGCSSRQVTPYSPQQVGQQVFRSPYAPLLSYIPFVQPGYPHPQRTPPKLCSHPRDPSPMAGDGPQYVVPQAYGFGSTAGGPLVNSPYFSSSGNGINF, encoded by the exons AtgaggggtggtggtggatggTCCCCCTGTCTTCAAGCCCTGGGCGGACGAAGGGGCCTCCGGAAAGACAGGAGGAGGATGGCCAGTGGAAATGGGCTCCCTTCATCCTCAGCCCTGGTGGCCAAGCGCCCCTCCGCCCTGGGCCCATTCCCCAGATACATCTGGATCCACCAGGACACACCCCAAGACAGCTTAGACAAGACTTGCCACGAAATCTGGAAAAGAGTTCAAGGCCTGCCCGAGGCCTTGCAGCCCAGGACCGCGAAGGAACAGCTCTCTGCCCCGGTGGCTGGGACTCCGAGAGACAACGGGCTCAGCTTCCAAGAAGG AGCCCCGGAGCCCCACCATGGCAAGGACGAGATCTCCCTGTTGGTGGAGCAGGAGTTCTTGAGCCTGACCCAGGAGCACCTCATCCTCGTCACAGAGAGCCTGCCACCCGCGGGGCCCCAACGGCCGGCTCCCCGCCTGCCCGTGCCTCTCCGGGGGACAGGCAGCACCGAGGGTTCGGGAGCCCCCATCGCGGCCGGCGACACGCTCCAGGAGCCTAAGGTGGCCGTGTCTGTCCTCAGCGGCCGGCCGGACTGTGACTCGGTCGTGTCCACGGTGACGGGCATTCTGCGCGTTGCCAAGGTCAAGAACGTCAAGGGGGCGGACGCGGGGGGTCGCGTGCCGCGGGCCCCCAACTCGGAGGTCGGCAGGCTCCTGGCGCAGCTCCCACTGAAGCCGTCGGCCGCCAGCCAGGCCCCCGACACCGGGGCGGTGCAGGAGCACACGAGGGCCATCAAGGAGGGCTTCCTGCAGAACGGCACGCTCGGTGGCCCGGGGCCCAGGGACGCCCTGGCGCTCGGCCCGCTCCTGCTGCttccgcccccgccggcccccctGTCCGCAACCCCTGACAAGCTCCCCGAGCTCCCCGCTCAGAAGAGGCAGCTCCCAGTGTTTGCCAAGATCTGCTCCCAGCCCGAGGCTGACGCGGCCACGGAGGGGCGTCCGTTCGTGG AATGGAACCCTGGCACCAAGGAGCCGACAAAGGTTCGAGAGAGCCTCTTTCTCAGTCAGTGGCCCCAGACCCGGAAGGACACCTGCGGCGAGGAGGGCTACAATGACCCCGGGGGCTCCGTGTCCGTGGCCCTGCCGGCCAAGAAGTCCATGTGGCCTGCCGAGAAGAACCTGCTCTATGAGTTTCTTGGGGTCGCCAAGAACCCAAGCGGGCCGCTAAAGCTTCGCAGCAAAGTGGAGGTGGACGGACTGGAGCTGAAAC TTAACCCGCCGGGGACCGTGGCCGACAAGAGCAACCTCAAGTATACAGGGAACGTTTTCACCCCACGCTTTGCCACGGCCCTGACCTCAGCCACCCTGAACCAGCCGCTCTGGCTCAACCTGAGCTACCCGCCTCCGCCCGTGTTCACAAATCACTCTGCCTTCCCACAGTATCAG GGCCTGTACCCACCGCGCGCAGCCAGGATGCCCTGTcagcagcccccgcagcccccgctgGGCTGCTCCTCCAGGCAG GTGACGCCGTACAGCCCACAGCAGGTGGGACAGCAGGTGTTCCGCTCTCCCTACGCCCCCCTGCTGAGCTACATCCCCTTCGTCCAGCCCGGCTACCCGCACCCTCAGAGGACACCTCCAAAGCTGTGCAGCCATCCCCGCGACCCTTCCCCGATGGCGGGAGACGGGCCACAGTACGTGGTCCCCCAGGCGTATGG gtTCGGCTCAACGGCTGGCGGGCCCCTGGTGAACAGCCCCTATTTTTCCTCCAGTGGGAATGGCATAAACTTTTAG